In one window of Paracholeplasma morum DNA:
- a CDS encoding hemolysin family protein, with the protein MELPLIILLLVVLISTNAFFALCETAIVSVNKNKLKTMSEEGNEKAKKILELDLDSKKIITTIKVSTTLLGFFTSAIAARYIVDDFGNWLSKLTGLNVNASDIIGFIVFTIILSIVTLSLGELVPSRIASRHPETTAFRTYKTLLVAMAILSPIVWISTAITNLFLRLFGINPKERAEAVSEEQIISIIESSAEFGGINEEESEMISSIFEFNDITAQEIMTPRTEVFMIDINEFSQSTIDQMIEENYSRIPVYNESPDDIIGIIYIKDVFREARRVGFDNIDLRKIINKPYFVPSRKKINALFRELQASKNYMGILVDEYGGFQGIVTIEDLIEEIMGDIYDEYDEEESDIKEIAPNQYLINGLISIEEINESLNLDIKEDDEYETIAGFVLSHIGYIPNEQDDIILNFDKYSIKVEKMDEKRIDQVLLTIHSVETVEETNEQSE; encoded by the coding sequence ATGGAACTGCCGCTGATAATCTTATTATTGGTTGTACTTATCTCTACAAACGCTTTTTTTGCCTTGTGCGAAACGGCGATTGTATCTGTGAATAAAAACAAATTAAAAACGATGTCTGAAGAAGGTAACGAGAAAGCCAAAAAAATCTTAGAACTGGATTTAGACTCAAAGAAAATCATTACTACCATTAAAGTGAGCACTACTTTATTGGGATTCTTTACGAGTGCTATTGCTGCGAGATACATCGTAGATGATTTTGGAAACTGGTTATCAAAACTAACTGGTTTAAATGTCAATGCTTCTGATATTATTGGATTTATTGTGTTTACAATCATTTTATCGATTGTTACCCTTTCTTTAGGTGAACTAGTTCCTTCAAGAATCGCTTCGAGACATCCAGAAACCACAGCATTTAGAACCTATAAAACCCTTTTAGTTGCGATGGCTATTTTATCACCGATTGTTTGGATAAGCACTGCAATCACAAATCTTTTCTTAAGATTGTTCGGGATAAATCCTAAAGAACGCGCTGAAGCAGTATCAGAAGAACAAATTATTTCTATCATTGAATCATCGGCTGAGTTCGGTGGTATTAACGAAGAAGAATCAGAAATGATAAGCTCAATATTTGAGTTTAACGATATTACAGCACAAGAAATTATGACACCTCGTACCGAAGTGTTTATGATTGATATCAATGAGTTTTCACAAAGTACCATTGATCAAATGATTGAGGAAAACTACTCTCGTATTCCAGTATATAATGAATCACCAGATGATATCATCGGTATAATCTATATTAAAGACGTTTTTAGAGAAGCTAGAAGAGTTGGATTTGACAATATCGATTTAAGAAAAATTATTAACAAACCTTATTTTGTCCCTTCTCGTAAAAAGATCAATGCTTTATTCAGAGAACTGCAAGCCTCCAAAAATTATATGGGGATTTTAGTGGATGAATATGGTGGATTTCAAGGAATTGTTACAATCGAAGATTTAATTGAAGAAATTATGGGTGATATCTACGATGAGTATGATGAAGAAGAATCTGACATCAAAGAAATTGCGCCTAACCAATATTTAATTAACGGATTGATTTCCATCGAAGAAATCAACGAGTCCTTGAATCTTGATATTAAAGAAGATGATGAATACGAAACGATTGCTGGCTTTGTCTTGTCACACATTGGGTATATTCCAAATGAACAAGATGACATCATTCTAAATTTTGATAAATATTCAATCAAAGTAGAGAAAATGGATGAAAAGAGAATCGATCAAGTATTACTTACAATCCACTCTGTGGAAACGGTTGAAGAAACAAATGAACAGTCTGAATAA